The Paracoccus sp. MA DNA segment CCAGCGTGCCGCCGCGCTTGAGCACCTCCAGCCCCGGCGGCAGGCCCGCCGCGCCGACGATGGCGGACAGCGTCCAGTCGGCCGGACGGGCGGCCGCCTCGGCGACGGCGTCGGCCCCGGCCGCGGCCTCGATGCCGCTGCCGGCCAGCGCCGCGCGCAGCGCGGGCAGGCATTCCGGCCAGGCGGTGACAGCGATCCCGGCCCGCAGCGCCCGAGCCATCTGGGCCAGGCGCGCGACATTGCCGCCGCCGGTCAGGGCGATGGTGCGGAATCGCTCCGGCCCGCCGGCCCGCATCAACAGATCGAACGCGCTTTCGCCGACCGACCCGGTCGCGCCCAGCACCGATATGCTGCGCATCGTCTCAGCCTCCGATCACTGGCAAGAGATTGACGACCAGCAGAACCAGCGCCACCAGCAGCGCCCCCGCCATGGCGTCGAACCGGTCCATGGCGCCGCCATGGCCGGGGATCAGCTCGGAACTGTCCTTGACCCCGACCCGGCGCTTGAGCCAGCTTTCCGCGATGTCGCCGAACTGCCCGGCCACCGCGATCAGCGGACCGAGGATCAGCACCGGCCAGGGCGCCTGCCCGGCCAGCACCAGCGTCAGAGCCAGAGCCAGCGCGCCGGCCCAGCCGGCCACGGTGCCGCTCCAGGTCTTCTTGGGGCTGATCGCCGGCCAGAAGCGCGGCCCGCCCAGCTTGCGGCCGGCGAAATAGCCCAGCAGGTCGGACAGCACCACGGTGCCGACGATCCAGGCCAGGGTGGGCAGGCCCATCACCTCGCGGATCACCACCAGCGCATAGCCCGAGCCCAGGATCGCCAGGGTGAACAGCAGATAGGCCGGCCGCTCGTGCTCATGCGTGCCGTGCCAGCCGGCCAGCATCGGCACCAGCGCCAGCGCCAGGGGCCAGTCGCCGGGCAACACCAGCATCGCCACCATCACCAGCCCCGACAAGATGCCGATCAGCACCGGATGGCGCGGGCTGTGGAACTCGGGGTGGCGCCAGCCGGTCAGCCGCGCCAGCTCCCACATCATCACGCCGATGACGGCCGAGACGCCCAGCCGGATCCACAGCCCCGAGGACAGCAGCAGCAAGAGCCCCAGCACCGCCAGCACCGCGCCCGACAGGACGCGCGGCCAGAGGTCGGCCCATTTGTCGCGCCCGCGCTGCAGGGCGCCGCGCAACCGGCCCGGCTGTGGCCCCTTGCCGCTCATGCGCCGCCGAAGCGCCGCTCGCGCAGCCCGTAGCGGTCCAGGATCTCGGCCAGGTGGTCGGGCGTGAAATCCGGCCAGAGCGTCGGCGTGAACTCATATTCCGAATAGGCGGCCTGGAAGGGCAGGAAATTCGAGGTCCGGGTCTCGCCCGAGGTGCGGATCACCAGATCGGGATCGGGATGGCCGGCGGTGTCCAGGCAATCGGCCAGATCGGCCTCGGTCGGCTCGGCGATCTCGCCGCGGGCGATGCGGGCCGCCAGCCGCGCTGCCGCCCGGGTCAGCTCGTCCCGGCCGCCGTAATTGATCGCCACGGTCAGGTTCAGCCGGGTGTTGCCGGCGGTGCGCGCCTCGATCCCGTTCATCAGCCGCTGCAGCTTGGGCTCCAGCCGCTCGCGCCCGCCGATGAAGCGCATGCGCACGCCCTCGGCGGAAAGCCCGTCGGCCTCGCGCTCGATATAGCGGGCGAAGATGGCCATCAGGCCCAGCACCTCCTCGGTCGAGCGTTTCCAGTTCTCGGTCGAGAAGGCATAGACCGTCAGCCAGTTCACCCCGAGATCGGGGCAGGCGCGGACGATCTGCTTGACGCGCTCGGCGCCGCGCCGATGGCCGACGAGGCGCGGCCAGCCCCGGTTCTTGGCCCAGCGGCCGTTGCCATCCATGATGATGGCGACGTGACGGGGCCGCTGTCCCTGTCCCTCGGACTTCGCCAGGCTGGCTGCGATCTCGGCCATGCGATCAGACCTGCATGATTTCGGCTTGCTTCGCCTCGAGCGCCTGGTCGACCGAGGCGATCATCTTGTCGGTCAGCTCCTGCACCGCGGTTTCCCAGAACTTCTGGTCGTCTTCGGACATGCCCGAGGACTTGGCCTTCTTGATCTGGTCCATGCCGTCGCGGCGCACGTTGCGGATGGCGACGCGGGCATGTTCGGCATATTGCGCGGCGACGCGGGTCAGCTCGCGCCGGCGCTCCTCGTTCAGCTCGGGGATCGGCAGCATGATGATGGTGCCGTTGAGCTGCGGGTTGATGCCCAGGCCCGATTCGCGGATCGCCTTCTCGGCCTTGCCGACCAGCGCCTTGTCCCAGATGTTGATCGTGACCATGCGCGGCTCGGGCACGTTCACCGTGCCGATCTGGTTGATCGGCGTGGGCGAGCCATAGGCATCGACCATGATCGGCTCGACCATGCTGGCCGAGGCGCGGCCGGTGCGCAGCGACGCGAATTCATGGCGCAGGGATTCCATCGCGCCCTTCATGCGGCGTTCCAGGTCGTCGGTATCGATCTCGATCTCGTCGGACATGCTCGGTCATGGCCTCTGTGCTGTGGTTTTCAGGGCTTTTAGCCGAGCCACGCCCGCATGGCAAAGCCTATACGGGGATTTTACCCGTGCACGCGCGTATATGTGCCGCTGCCGGCCAGAATCCCCCGGAAACCGCCCGGCTCGTCCAGCGAGAAGACGATGATCGGCAGGTCGTTGTCGCGCGCCAGCGCGATGGCCGAAGCGTCCATGACCCCCAGATGCTTCTGCAGCACCTCGTCATAGGTCACGTCCTCGTAGCGCTTGGCATCCGCGAACTTGTTCGGGTCCTTGTCATAGACGCCGTCGACCTTGGTGCCCTTGAAGATCGCCTCGCAATTCATCTCGTTGGCGCGCAGGGTGGCGGCGGTGTCGGTGGTGAAATAGGGGTTGCCGGTGCCGGCGGCGAAGATGCAGACGCGCTTCTTTTCCAGGTGGCGGACGGCGCGGCGGCGGATATAGGGCTCGCAGACCTCGTCCATGCGGATGGCCGAGATCACCCGGGTGTGGATCTTCAGCGCCTCCAGCGCCGCCTGCATGGCCAGCGCGTTCATCACCGTGGCGAGCATGCCCATGTAGTCGGCGGTCGCCCGCTCCATGCCCTGGGCGCTGCCCTGCAGCCCGCGGAAGATGTTGCCGCCGCCGATGACCATGCAGATCTCGATGCCCATGTCATGGACGGATTTGACCTCCTGCGCGATGCGGGCGACGGTCGGCGGATGCAGGCCGTAGCCCTGGTCGCCCATCAGCGCCTCGCCCGAAATCTTCAGCATGACGCGCGAATAGCTTCCGGGGGTCTTGGACGCGCTTTCCGACATGGGTTCACCTTTTTCGCGGGAGTTTCATCGGCGCGCAAAATGTCGCAAACAGGCCCCATGTTCAACCGCCGCCGACGGATGCCGAAATGACCCTGCGTCACCAGATCCTGGCCGAGCTCGATCCCGCGCGTCATGTGCTGATCGCCGGGCCGACCGCCAGCGGCAAATCCGCGCTGGCGCTGCAGATCGCCGAGACGCAGGGCGGCACCGTGGTCAATGCCGATGCGCTGCAGGTCTGGTCCTGCTGGCGGGTGCTGACCGCGCGTCCGCCGGCCGAGGACGAGGCCCGCGCGCCGCATGCGCTCTACGGCCATGTCGCGCCGGGGCGGCTTTATTCCGTGGGCGAATGGCTGGCCGAGGTCGCGGCGCTGCGCGGCCGGCTGATCGTGGTCGGCGGCACAGGCCTATACCTGAACGCGCTGACCCGCGGGCTGGCCGTCATCCCGCCCACCCCGCCCGAGATCCGCGCCCGCGCCGACGCGCTTCTGCGCGAACCCGACGGGCTGGCGCAGATGATCGCCGGGCTCGATTCGCCGACCCGCGCGCGCATCGACCTGCAGAACCCGGTGCGCGTGCAGCGCGCCTGGGAGGTGCTCAGGACCACGGGCCGCGGCATCGCCGCATGGCAGGCGGAAACGCCGCCGCCACTGATCGCGCCTGACGCCGCGCATCGGCTGGTGCTGCAATCCGACCGCGACTGGCTGGCCGGGCGCATCGCCCGGCGCTTTCGCCTGATGCTCGACCAGGGCGCGCTGGAGGAGGTGCGGGCGATGCTGCCGCATTGGACCCCCGACGCGCTCTGGGCCAAGGCCATCGGCGCGCCCGAGCTGGTGGCGCATCTGCAAGGCGCGCTCGACCTCGACGAGGCGGCAGAGCGGGCGATCACCGCCACCCGGCAATATGCCAAGGCGCAGCGCAGCTTCTTTCGCGGCCGGATGCGCGACTGGCGCTGGATCGAGACCGGCCGCTGAGCCGTCACGAAAAAGAGACATATTAAACTTTTGGCAACCATAAGCTGTGTAAACGCTTCGGGAACCCGCGCCCGGAGTCTAGGTTGTGTTTATGGATTTGCTGAAAGCCGCGCCCTTATGAACAAAGCCTTTCGCGCCTTCGACAGCACCGATTCCGATCCCGCGGCGGCCCGGCTGCTGGCGGCCGGCATCACCGCGCCGGGGATCATGGAACCGGCCGAGCACGACCCCCGGTTGCAGCGCGAATCGCAGCCGGCGGCGGCGCAGGCGCAAAGGCCCTCGGTCCTGGCCCCGACCGTCGCCGGCACGACCGAGGCCGCGCCGGACCGGCCTGCTCCGCGCGCCCTGCCCCGGGGCCGGCCCGGCGACGGCTTGCGGCTGATTCCGCTTTCCGGCTTCCATTGGGGCGGCGCCACGCGCAGCCGGACCGCCCCGCCCGCCCCGCGCGTCCGCGGCGATCATGTGCTGATCCGGCCCGGCTCGGGCATGGTCACGGTGCAGTTTCCGCGCCACAACCGCCCCGTCACCGGCGGGCGCCTGGCCTTCATTCCCGCCGGCACCGCCTTTTCGCTGAAGCCGCCGCCGGATGTCGCGGGCCAGGCGCTGCTGATCCCGCCCGACTGGTTCCGCGACCAGCCTCTGCCCCGGGGCTTTCGCTGCGGCCTGCCCGCGCCCGAGGATGCCGGGATTCTGGGCCCCGCCATCCTCGCCCTGGCCGAGGGAGCGGCGCGCCATCCCGGGGGCGACGAGGCGACGCGCCATCAACTGGGCCTGATCGCGGTGGCGCTGTCCCGGCTTGAGGACCGGCCGGGCCGGCCCGAACCGCGCGGCGACAGCATCGCCGAGGCGCGGCCGCTGACCGAACGCTTCCTGCAACTCGCCCGGCAAGAGCTCGACCGCAGCCAGACCATCGCGGAAATGGCCGGGCGGCTGGGCTGCACGCAGGCGCATCTGGACCGCGCCTGCCGCCAGAGCCGGGGGCGCGGCGCGCTGGACCTGCTCTACGACCTGCGGCTGCAAGCCGCGACCGAGGCGCTGCGCGCCAGCGCCAAGCCGATCCCCGAGATCGCCGAGGAGCTGGGCTATGCCGGGCTTGGCCATTTCATGCGCGCCTTCCAGGCCGCGACCGGCCGCACGCCCGAAGCCTATCGCGCGCTGATGCGGGACGCCCGCGGCGTCCCGCCCGGCGATCCCGGCTGATGGGGCCGAAAGGTTCGGAACCGCCTCTCCGCCATCCCGGGGCCGCTGCGCCATCACGGTCGCCCGCCGGCGTGCAGCACGGAACGCGGCACGGGGCCCATGCGCCAAAGAGCGCGTCGCGCCCGAAGCCGCACCGCAAGCCGCGCAAACCTGCCGAAGCCGGAGCGGTGGAGTCAGGCGAACCGGCTTGTCCAGCCCGGCCTTTCCCCGCCTTGATGAACCCTGCCAGTGCCACGATTGTCGGCTGCCTGGCTTGCCGGCGCGGAACGGACAAGCCCGCCCCCGGCCGCGGGGGATGCCTGCCGCTTCGATCCGTTGCGGGGCCGCTTCGGCACGCGCCGGACACTCAGACCGGATCCCCCGGCCTGTTGCCTTGGACGACGCCATATCCGGCGCCGCCGTGCTCGAACCCCGCGCCTCCGCGAATCTCGCGGCGCGGCACAGCCGCCTCAGTCCGGATCAGCCGGCCCGCCCTCTGGGGCAGCCTCGTCCCCCCGGCCCCGGAACCCTTGCGCCACCACGAATTTCTCCGAGGAATCCGAGCGGCTGGCCGGCGGTTTCACATTCGCCACCTTGCGGAAATTGCGCTTGAGCATGGCCTGCATCTCGGTCTCGGCCCCGCCCGCCAGCACCTTGGCGACGAAGGTGCCGCCCGGCTCCAGCACGTCGAAGGCCAGCTGCGCCGCCGCCTCGACCAGCGCCACGATGCGCAGGTGGTCGGTGCCCTTGTGCCCGGACGAGGCCGCCGCCATGTCCGACATCACCACATCGGCGCGCCCGCCCAGCCAGGCCTTGACCTGCTCGTCCGCGCCGTCCGACAGGAAGTCCAGCTGATGGATCTCGGCCCCGGCGATGGGATCCACCTCCTGCAGGTCCACGCCCAGCACCCTGCCGACCTTCTTGCCGGGCTTCTCGCCAAGCGCGTTGACGCGCGCCACCGCCACCTGGCACCAGCCGCCGGGCGCGCAGCCCAGATCGACCACCCGCGCGCCCGGCACCAGGAAGCGATACTTGTCGTCCAGCTCCAGGATCTTGTAGGCGGCGCGGCCGCGATAGCCCTCGCGCTTCGCCCTCGCGACATAGGGATCGTTCAGCTGCCGCTCCAGCCAGAGCGTGCTCGACAGCTTGCGCCCCTTGGCCGATTTCACCCGCACCCGCAGGTCGCGCTGGCCGCGGCCCGAGCTCTTGCGTCCCGAACCCGGCTTCTTGTCGTCGCTCATCTCATGCCACCCCGTTCATGCCATCCGGGGCCAGCACCCCGTCCTTGACCATCTGCGCATAAAGCAGCCCCTCGCGCAGGCCGCGATCCGCGACCGACAGCCGCGTCGTCGGCCAGACCCGCATCAGCGTCTGCAGGATCGCGGCGCCCGACATGATCAGCGCGTGGCGCTCGCGCCCGATGCGGGGATCGGCGCGCCGCCCCTCGGGTCCAAGCGCCAGGTAGTCGCGGATCACCCGGTCGATCTGCGCCGAGGTCATGGTCAGCCCGTCCACCTTGGTCCGGTCATAGCGGCGCAGGCCCAGATGGCTGGCCGCCACCGTCGTCACCGTGCCCGAGGTGCCGATGATCTGGAAGCCTTCCTCCATGGTCTGGGCCAGGGAATAGGGCGTGAAATCCGCCAGCATCTCCTCGAAATGCCAGGACATCAGCGCGAAGCGGCCCTGATCGTCCTCGACATCCTCGAACTGGTCGCGCAACGTGGCGACGCCCAGCGGCACGCTGATCCAATCCACCACCCGCGCCCCGCCCGGCAGGGGATCGCGAAAGCCGTCGCCCAGCCGCATGATGGCGCGCGACCGTTCCTTGGGCTCGACATCCTCGAGGTCGATCCAGACCAGCTCGGTCGAGCCGCCGCCGATATCGACGACCAGCAATTGCTCGGTGCGCTGGCTGACCAGCGGCGCGCAGGAGATCACCGCCAGCCGCGCCTCCTCCTCGGCGTCGATGATCTCGACCGGCAGCCCGGTCTCGCGCCGGATCATGCGCAGGAAGTCGCGGCTGTTGCGCGCCCGCCGGCAAGCCTCGGTCGCGACCAGGCGCATGCGCGTGACCTTGTGCGCCTCGAGCTTGCGCCGGCACACCTGCAGGGCATGCACCGTCCGCGCCATCGAGGGACGCGACAGCCTGCCTGATGCCTCGAGGCCGTGGCCCAGCTGGACCGGCTTCGAGAAACTGTCGACCACCTGGAACTGGCTGCCCGCGGGGCGGGCAATCAGCATCCGGCAGCTGTTCGTGCCAAGATCCAAGGCCGCATAGAGCAGCCCGTCCTCGGCCGGGCGGGTGGCGAAAGGCTCGACCGTTTTTCTCGGGAACGCGTCCGCACCCGCAGGACGCCTGGGCGCCATGGTCACGCCCTCCGATAACAAGTTGGTCCGAAAGTAACCTGCGCCCGCCACGCCTTCAAGGGGGGCGTTCAGGGGCCTGCCCCTCGACAGGGGCGCGGGGGCGGGCTATGCCCTGCCCCATGATCGTGATCGCCGCATTCATCCTTGGCGCAGCGATCGGCTGGATGCGCGCCGCGAAAGCCGGCGGCAGCCGCGCCGACAAGCTGCAATATGCCGCCGCCCATGCCCTGGCGCTGACCGTGCTGGGGATATTCCTCACCATATTCCTCAGCCGGATGGGCTGATGTTCCGGCCCTTCCTCGACAGTCTGCGCCGCCATGGGGTGCCGGCCAGCCTGCGGGAATACCTGGACCTGCTCGCGGGGCTGCAGGCCGGGCTGTCGGACTGGACGCCCGAGGGCTTCTATCACCTCGCCCGCGCCACCCTGGTCAAGAACGAGGCGCATATCGACCGGTTCGACCGCGCCTTTGCCGAAGCCTTCTCGGGCCTTGACGAGATCCCCGTCGAGGCGCTGGTGAACGAGGTCTCGATCCCGCGCGAATGGCTGGAAAAGCTGGCCGAGAAGCTCTTGACGCCCGAGGAGCGCGCCGCGGTCGAGGGCGCCGGCAGTTTCGAGGAGCTGATGAAGCGCCTGCGCGAACGGCTGGCCGAGCAGCAGGGCCGCCACCAGGGCGGCAACAAGTGGATCGGCACCGCCGGCACCTCGCCCTTCGGCGCCTATGGCTACAACCCGGAGGGCGTGCGGATCGGCCAGCACGAGAGCCGCCACCGCCGCGCGGTCAAGGTCTGGGACAAGCGCGAATTCCGCGATTTCGACGATTCGGTCGAGCTTGGCACCCGCAACATCAAGGTGGCGCTGAAGCGGCTGCGGCAATGGGCCCGCCACGGTGCGCTGGAGGAGCTGGACCTGCCCGGCACCATCCGCGCCAGCGCCGAGCACGGCTATATCGACGTGCAGACCCGGCCCGAGCGACACAATGCCGTGAAGGTGCTGCTGTTCCTGGATGCCGGCGGCAGCATGGACGACCATTCCCGGCTGGTGGACGAGCTGTTCTCGGCCGCCCGCGCCGAGTTCAAGCACCTGGAGCATTTCTATTTCCACAACTGCGTCTATGAAGCACTGTGGAAGGACAACCGCCGCCGCTGGACCGAGACGACGCCGACCTGGGAGGTCATCAACCGCTTCGGCCGCGACTACAAGGCGATCTTCGTCGGCGACGCCTCGATGTCGCCCTATGAGATCGCCATCCCCGGCGGCGCCAACGAGCATTGGAACCCCGAATCGGGCGAGACCTGGCTGCGCCGCCTGCGCGAGACCTGGCCCGACCATGTCTGGCTGAACCCGGTGCCGCGCGCGCATTGGGGCCATACCCGGTCCATCGCCATGATCCGCGAGATCTTCGAGGACCGCATGCAGCCCCTGACGCTGGAGGGGCTGACCCAGGCCATGCGCCTCCTTGGCTGATCCCGCCACACCCCCCATATTGGCGGCATGCTGAAGCTCACGCCGATCCTGCTGATCCTGCTTTATGCCGCCGCGATGTGGTTCTTTTCCGCATGGCGGCTGAAGGCCGAGCTGAACGCCAAGTCCACGCCGCTGCGCCATCCCCGGCTGCTGCCGATGCTGGAGCGGCTGGGCCGGGCCATGGACCTGCCCGAGGTGCGGGCCCATGTCTACGAGGTCGGCCATGTGAACGGGCTGGCCGCACCCGACGGCCGCATCTTCCTGACCCGCGGCTTCCTCGACCGGCTGGACCGTGGCGAGGTGACCGAGGCCGAGCTGGCATCGGTCATCGCGCATGAGCTGGGCCATGTCGCCCACGGCCATACCCGTCGCCGCATGGTGGATTTCGCCGGCCAGAACGTGGTGCGCATGGTGCTGGCGGGCGTGCTGGGCCGCTTCCTGCCCGGCATCGGCGTCTGGATCGCCAATATCGCCGCCAGCGCCATCGCCGCCCGGCTGTCGCGCCAGGACGAGTTCGAGGCCGACGCCTTCGCCAGCGCGCTGATGGTCAAGGCCGGGCTGGGCACCGCGCCGCAGAAAAGCCTGTTTCGCAAGCTGGACCGGCTGGCGGGCGGGGGCCGGGCGGGCGCACCGGCCTGGCTGCTCTCGCACCCCCCGGCCGAGGCGCGCATCGCCGCCATCGAGAAGCTCGAGGCGCGCTGGGGCGCGGCCTGACTTGCGGGCCCGCGCGGATGGGCTATTCTGCCTGCGCAAGCAAGCGTTTATTTCATGACCCGCCCCTTTCGCCGCCGCGTGCTCTACATCCCGGGCTATGACCCGATCCCGCCCCGCCGCTATCGCGAGCTTTACAAGCGCGAGGGGGCAGAACAGGCACGCATCTCGGGCTACGGGCTGACCTTCGGCCCGCGCCGCGACCGCAACGGCTTCGGCTGGGGCGTCCTGGGCGATTTCGCCGGCCGGCAGGCCGAGGCCGAGTTCGAGGTGCTGGTCTGGGCCGACATCGTGCAGGGCTCGATGGGCCAGGGCATCCTCGCGACCTATGGCCAGCTGTTCCGCACCGCCTGGGCCTATATCGGCTCGGGGGCGCTGTTCCGGCTGATGCGGCTGCGTCGCGGCCCGGTGATCGCGGCGCTCTACCCGGTGGTTGTGCTGCTGGCGCAGCTGCTGGTCTCGGCGCTGGCCGGGGCGCTGATCGGCTGGGCGCTGGGGCGACTGACCGGGCTCGGCTGGTGGCTGGGCGGGCCTGTCATGCTGGGGCTGACCTGGGCCGGGCTGCATCTGTGGCGGCGCATCGACGGCAAGATCTTCGCCTGGTATCTGATGCATGACTATGCCTTCACCGCCCAGGGACAAGGCGCCTATCCCCCGGCGCTCGAGGCGCGGCTGGCGCAATTCGCCGACCGCATCGCCGAGGTGCTGGCGGGCGACTGGGACGAGGTGCTGGTGGTCGGCCACAGCTCGGGCGCCTATCTGGGCGTCTCGGTGCTGGCGGACCTGATCCGCTCGGGCCGGGTGCCGGCGTCAGGGCCCCGCCTCTCCTATCTCTCGCTGGGCCATGTCGTGCCGATGGCGTCGTTCCTGCCGCGCGCGAACCGGCTGCGCGCCGACCTGCGCTTTCTCTCGGCGCGCGAGGAACTGGACTGGGTAGACGTCACCGCGCCGGGCGATGCCTGCTCGTTCGGCCTCTGCGATCCGGTCGCGGTCTCGGGCGTCGAGCCGCCGGATCGCCGCCATCCGCTGGTGCTTTCCGCCGCCTTCACCCGCAC contains these protein-coding regions:
- a CDS encoding phosphatidate cytidylyltransferase; the encoded protein is MSGKGPQPGRLRGALQRGRDKWADLWPRVLSGAVLAVLGLLLLLSSGLWIRLGVSAVIGVMMWELARLTGWRHPEFHSPRHPVLIGILSGLVMVAMLVLPGDWPLALALVPMLAGWHGTHEHERPAYLLFTLAILGSGYALVVIREVMGLPTLAWIVGTVVLSDLLGYFAGRKLGGPRFWPAISPKKTWSGTVAGWAGALALALTLVLAGQAPWPVLILGPLIAVAGQFGDIAESWLKRRVGVKDSSELIPGHGGAMDRFDAMAGALLVALVLLVVNLLPVIGG
- the uppS gene encoding polyprenyl diphosphate synthase, translated to MAEIAASLAKSEGQGQRPRHVAIIMDGNGRWAKNRGWPRLVGHRRGAERVKQIVRACPDLGVNWLTVYAFSTENWKRSTEEVLGLMAIFARYIEREADGLSAEGVRMRFIGGRERLEPKLQRLMNGIEARTAGNTRLNLTVAINYGGRDELTRAAARLAARIARGEIAEPTEADLADCLDTAGHPDPDLVIRTSGETRTSNFLPFQAAYSEYEFTPTLWPDFTPDHLAEILDRYGLRERRFGGA
- the frr gene encoding ribosome recycling factor encodes the protein MSDEIEIDTDDLERRMKGAMESLRHEFASLRTGRASASMVEPIMVDAYGSPTPINQIGTVNVPEPRMVTINIWDKALVGKAEKAIRESGLGINPQLNGTIIMLPIPELNEERRRELTRVAAQYAEHARVAIRNVRRDGMDQIKKAKSSGMSEDDQKFWETAVQELTDKMIASVDQALEAKQAEIMQV
- the pyrH gene encoding UMP kinase, translating into MSESASKTPGSYSRVMLKISGEALMGDQGYGLHPPTVARIAQEVKSVHDMGIEICMVIGGGNIFRGLQGSAQGMERATADYMGMLATVMNALAMQAALEALKIHTRVISAIRMDEVCEPYIRRRAVRHLEKKRVCIFAAGTGNPYFTTDTAATLRANEMNCEAIFKGTKVDGVYDKDPNKFADAKRYEDVTYDEVLQKHLGVMDASAIALARDNDLPIIVFSLDEPGGFRGILAGSGTYTRVHG
- the miaA gene encoding tRNA (adenosine(37)-N6)-dimethylallyltransferase MiaA translates to MTLRHQILAELDPARHVLIAGPTASGKSALALQIAETQGGTVVNADALQVWSCWRVLTARPPAEDEARAPHALYGHVAPGRLYSVGEWLAEVAALRGRLIVVGGTGLYLNALTRGLAVIPPTPPEIRARADALLREPDGLAQMIAGLDSPTRARIDLQNPVRVQRAWEVLRTTGRGIAAWQAETPPPLIAPDAAHRLVLQSDRDWLAGRIARRFRLMLDQGALEEVRAMLPHWTPDALWAKAIGAPELVAHLQGALDLDEAAERAITATRQYAKAQRSFFRGRMRDWRWIETGR
- a CDS encoding AraC family transcriptional regulator; the protein is MNKAFRAFDSTDSDPAAARLLAAGITAPGIMEPAEHDPRLQRESQPAAAQAQRPSVLAPTVAGTTEAAPDRPAPRALPRGRPGDGLRLIPLSGFHWGGATRSRTAPPAPRVRGDHVLIRPGSGMVTVQFPRHNRPVTGGRLAFIPAGTAFSLKPPPDVAGQALLIPPDWFRDQPLPRGFRCGLPAPEDAGILGPAILALAEGAARHPGGDEATRHQLGLIAVALSRLEDRPGRPEPRGDSIAEARPLTERFLQLARQELDRSQTIAEMAGRLGCTQAHLDRACRQSRGRGALDLLYDLRLQAATEALRASAKPIPEIAEELGYAGLGHFMRAFQAATGRTPEAYRALMRDARGVPPGDPG
- a CDS encoding RlmE family RNA methyltransferase, with the translated sequence MSDDKKPGSGRKSSGRGQRDLRVRVKSAKGRKLSSTLWLERQLNDPYVARAKREGYRGRAAYKILELDDKYRFLVPGARVVDLGCAPGGWCQVAVARVNALGEKPGKKVGRVLGVDLQEVDPIAGAEIHQLDFLSDGADEQVKAWLGGRADVVMSDMAAASSGHKGTDHLRIVALVEAAAQLAFDVLEPGGTFVAKVLAGGAETEMQAMLKRNFRKVANVKPPASRSDSSEKFVVAQGFRGRGDEAAPEGGPADPD
- a CDS encoding Ppx/GppA phosphatase family protein; this translates as MAPRRPAGADAFPRKTVEPFATRPAEDGLLYAALDLGTNSCRMLIARPAGSQFQVVDSFSKPVQLGHGLEASGRLSRPSMARTVHALQVCRRKLEAHKVTRMRLVATEACRRARNSRDFLRMIRRETGLPVEIIDAEEEARLAVISCAPLVSQRTEQLLVVDIGGGSTELVWIDLEDVEPKERSRAIMRLGDGFRDPLPGGARVVDWISVPLGVATLRDQFEDVEDDQGRFALMSWHFEEMLADFTPYSLAQTMEEGFQIIGTSGTVTTVAASHLGLRRYDRTKVDGLTMTSAQIDRVIRDYLALGPEGRRADPRIGRERHALIMSGAAILQTLMRVWPTTRLSVADRGLREGLLYAQMVKDGVLAPDGMNGVA
- a CDS encoding VWA domain-containing protein, whose product is MFRPFLDSLRRHGVPASLREYLDLLAGLQAGLSDWTPEGFYHLARATLVKNEAHIDRFDRAFAEAFSGLDEIPVEALVNEVSIPREWLEKLAEKLLTPEERAAVEGAGSFEELMKRLRERLAEQQGRHQGGNKWIGTAGTSPFGAYGYNPEGVRIGQHESRHRRAVKVWDKREFRDFDDSVELGTRNIKVALKRLRQWARHGALEELDLPGTIRASAEHGYIDVQTRPERHNAVKVLLFLDAGGSMDDHSRLVDELFSAARAEFKHLEHFYFHNCVYEALWKDNRRRWTETTPTWEVINRFGRDYKAIFVGDASMSPYEIAIPGGANEHWNPESGETWLRRLRETWPDHVWLNPVPRAHWGHTRSIAMIREIFEDRMQPLTLEGLTQAMRLLG
- a CDS encoding M48 family metallopeptidase, coding for MLKLTPILLILLYAAAMWFFSAWRLKAELNAKSTPLRHPRLLPMLERLGRAMDLPEVRAHVYEVGHVNGLAAPDGRIFLTRGFLDRLDRGEVTEAELASVIAHELGHVAHGHTRRRMVDFAGQNVVRMVLAGVLGRFLPGIGVWIANIAASAIAARLSRQDEFEADAFASALMVKAGLGTAPQKSLFRKLDRLAGGGRAGAPAWLLSHPPAEARIAAIEKLEARWGAA